Proteins encoded within one genomic window of Aspergillus nidulans FGSC A4 chromosome VII:
- a CDS encoding uncharacterized protein (transcript_id=CADANIAT00008002) — protein MSQAASTTSRKPRRFLPEPIETSSRSSKNRQDNELTTQCLHQMQTSFRTSEIRSTSCKNEDSGRSSHPPPQQTCLSPCLTTDHDAHRFTATMHKTPFTQVIGGNQQGNAKRYTPQLMETVRHSFRPGKKPAKLFSSAGLGTQSSRDAIEAANRMEADHGAVQESRFSYSSLLRRQETRRHSFRVPDLPAIPSSGSDESNESDSPQVSSETIATARGTFSDDTARPRNGREMSFIEYILPFPRHPSENQLKEQALAAFPNEQVYQQVDHFAIDRDEEEPVNEDIIKIRDPELEFRTRRRASSADLPSELEYLRKHKEEAGMNRRHYFTTRGACFSTCAVYQTSRKSGKPANHDDGWDPNSPFARLRQAASPPMLGGDLIFPQSLTPKTTICEHPNSVGSQGHRDHSLGSGLWSACPCSSAQYDIGGLWNGTCKSDRYSTHGVENLSREAITPKKDVINNNSGNLDASSKASNLRHRKRQNAVQSPTNESADSERIDQEFNDDFVTQIYDYLSLGYPSIARYFDHELSRVSGLPIAALRADDLNMDAKGYVGVNDITNKGVANRVCMRWTALKLYIHEWARQHPRMLEAGHYHETWGVSERKGSWAV, from the coding sequence ATGTCTCAGGCCGCCTCCACAACATCTAGAAAGCCACGGAGGTTCTTACCTGAGCCCATAGAGACATCTTCACGCAGTTCCAAGAATCGTCAAGACAATGAATTGACAACCCAATGTTTACATCAAATGCAAACAAGCTTCCGCACATCTGAAATAAGGTCCACCTCGTGCAAAAATGAGGACTCTGGCAGGAGTTCACACCCCCCCCCACAACAGACGTGCTTGTCACCTTGTTTAACAACAGACCATGATGCGCACAGATTCACAGCAACAATGCACAAAACCCCATTTACGCAGGTGATTGGAGGCAACCAGCAGGGAAACGCGAAGAGATACACTCCCCAGCTAATGGAGACTGTCAGACACTCTTTTCGCCCAGGGAAGAAGCCAGCCAAACTGTTCAGCTCAGCGGGGCTTGGGACACAAAGCTCACGGGACGCCATCGAGGCCGCCAATCGAATGGAAGCGGACCATGGCGCTGTACAAGAATCCCGGTTCTCATACTCCAGCCTCCTACGACGCCAAGAAACGAGAAGGCACTCATTTCGTGTGCCTGATCTGCCTGCAATTCCCTCTAGTGGCAGCGATGAATCAAATGAGTCAGACTCACCCCAAGTGTCCAGTGAAACTATTGCCACAGCACGAGGGACATTCTCAGATGACACTGCACGTCCAAGAAATGGCCGAGAAATGTCCTTCATTGAATACATTCTCCCGTTCCCACGCCATCCCTCGGAGAATCAGTTGAAGGAACAAGCCCTGGCAGCCTTTCCAAACGAGCAGGTTTACCAGCAAGTAGATCACTTCGCAATCGaccgagacgaagaagagcccGTTAACGAAGATATCATCAAAATACGTGATCCAGAACTCGAGTTCAGGACAAGGAGGCGCGCTTCATCCGCAGATCTCCCTTCGGAACTCGAATACCTACGCAAGCATAAAGAGGAGGCTGGTATGAATAGGCGCCATTATTTTACAACGAGAGGAGCATGCTTTTCAACGTGTGCTGTCTATCAAACTTCCAGGAAATCGGGCAAACCTGCAAACCATGATGATGGATGGGACCCAAACTCTCCCTTTGCACGATTAAGGCAGGCGGCTAGCCCGCCGATGCTCGGGGGTGATCTCATATTTCCACAAAGCCTGACTCCTAAAACCACAATATGTGAACACCCGAACAGTGTTGGTTCTCAAGGTCACCGCGACCACTCATTAGGCTCAGGCCTCTGGAGTGCCTGTCCGTGTTCTTCTGCTCAATATGACATTGGCGGGCTTTGGAATGGGACTTGCAAGTCAGACCGGTATTCTACACATGGTGTTGAAAATTTATCGAGGGAAGCTATTACGCCCAAGAAAGATGTCATAAACAATAATTCTGGAAATTTGGATGCATCATCTAAAGCCAGTAACCTCCGTCACCGAAAGCGGCAGAACGCCGTCCAAAGTCCGACAAATGAATCCGCCGATAGCGAGCGCATCGATCAGGAGTTCAATGACGATTTCGTTACACAGATATACGATTATTTATCGTTAGGATATCCCAGCATTGCCCGTTACTTCGACCACGAATTAAGTAGGGTTTCGGGGTTACCAATAGCAGCTCTCAGAGCGGATGACTTGAACATGGACGCCAAAGGTTATGTTGGTGTGAACGACATTACCAACAAGGGAGTGGCGAATCGTGTTTGTATGAGGTGGACAGCTTTGAAGTTATATATTCATGAATGGGCACGCCAACATCCCCGCATGCTCGAAGCAGGGCATTATCATGAGACTTGGGGGGTAAGCGAACGCAAGGGAAGCTGGGCTGTCTGA